A single window of bacterium DNA harbors:
- a CDS encoding glucose-1-phosphate thymidylyltransferase, whose translation MKALILSGGRGTRLRPITHTSAKQLLPVANKPILFYGIEAVKEAGIKNVGIVVGETKNEIRDAVGRGKKWGINVTYIEQDKPLGLAHAVKISQDFIGNDNFVMYLGDNLIKDGITSLVKEFEKTRPNAQILLARVPHPEQFGVVELKGRKVLRLVEKPKKPKSNLALVGVYMFDKNIFKAVNNIKPSWRNELEITDAIQYLIDHNFTVRPHIITGWWKDTGKLEDILEANRILLDDLKSHVKGKVDKESELFGKVRIEKGAEVRKSVIRGPVIIGENSRIVNSYIGPFTSVYFKVTIENSEVEHSIILENSKIRDIRRIEDSLVGQNVEILKSKAKPSAYRIMVGDSSRVEVT comes from the coding sequence ATGAAAGCGCTTATCTTGAGCGGTGGAAGAGGTACCCGCCTTCGTCCCATTACCCATACCAGTGCTAAACAGCTCCTGCCAGTAGCCAACAAACCAATCCTTTTCTATGGAATTGAAGCGGTAAAAGAGGCAGGAATTAAAAATGTTGGCATTGTTGTAGGTGAAACGAAGAATGAGATAAGAGATGCTGTGGGGAGAGGAAAGAAGTGGGGAATTAATGTCACCTATATTGAGCAGGACAAGCCCCTGGGGTTGGCGCATGCTGTTAAGATTTCTCAAGATTTTATAGGAAATGACAACTTTGTTATGTATCTGGGAGATAATCTGATCAAGGATGGCATTACCTCTTTAGTAAAGGAATTTGAGAAAACGAGACCCAATGCCCAGATTCTATTGGCTCGTGTTCCCCATCCTGAACAGTTCGGTGTCGTTGAATTGAAAGGTAGAAAAGTCTTACGGCTGGTAGAGAAGCCAAAGAAGCCAAAGAGCAATCTGGCTCTGGTCGGTGTTTATATGTTTGATAAGAATATCTTTAAAGCTGTGAATAATATTAAACCTTCCTGGCGTAACGAATTAGAGATTACAGATGCCATCCAGTATCTTATTGACCATAATTTTACTGTCCGCCCACACATTATCACCGGCTGGTGGAAAGATACAGGAAAGTTAGAGGACATTTTAGAGGCTAACAGGATTCTCTTGGACGATTTAAAGAGCCATGTGAAAGGTAAGGTAGATAAGGAATCGGAATTATTCGGAAAAGTAAGGATTGAGAAGGGAGCCGAGGTTAGAAAAAGCGTCATCAGGGGACCGGTAATTATTGGCGAGAATAGCAGAATAGTTAACTCCTATATTGGACCTTTCACCTCAGTATACTTCAAAGTAACTATTGAAAATAGCGAGGTCGAACACAGCATTATTCTTGAGAACAGTAAAATCAGAGATATTAGAAGAATTGAGGACAGCTTAGTAGGGCAAAATGTTGAAATATTGAAGTCGAAAGCAAAACCATCTGCTTATAGAATTATGGTAGGCGACTCCAGCCGCGTCGAAGTCACGTAG
- a CDS encoding Wzz/FepE/Etk N-terminal domain-containing protein: protein MEEKEVDLRDYINMVRKRWKIILIIFLVFTITSGVVSFLLPRAYESTAMVKIGIMRSKLLEEPSTTIEIFKTGPVLEEVAKELNVLTTQEKLGQLASKIKMKEKSGFLEIKGRGETPEEALKLVNGVTTVLLNRHEQIFERAKVILEEYFASGKKRLFEIEKEINMLQKKIDELVAANSDAKAMLARGYMDSLEKGRDRYERLQVELREKKMEESYGTVSTELVIPPATPDRPIGPKKKQNILIAGILGLFVGFVSAAVVEYFKKPATVH, encoded by the coding sequence TTAATTATTTTCTTAGTTTTTACAATAACGAGCGGAGTGGTGAGTTTCCTTTTGCCCAGGGCTTACGAATCCACAGCAATGGTCAAGATTGGGATAATGAGAAGCAAACTATTGGAGGAACCCTCCACAACTATAGAGATTTTTAAGACGGGACCGGTATTGGAAGAAGTAGCAAAAGAACTCAATGTTCTTACCACACAGGAGAAATTAGGGCAATTAGCTTCAAAGATAAAGATGAAGGAAAAATCCGGGTTTTTGGAGATAAAGGGAAGGGGGGAAACCCCAGAGGAAGCTCTGAAATTGGTAAATGGAGTGACTACGGTTCTTCTGAACAGGCACGAGCAGATTTTTGAACGAGCGAAAGTAATTCTGGAAGAATATTTTGCTTCTGGCAAGAAACGTTTGTTCGAGATAGAAAAAGAGATTAATATGCTCCAGAAGAAAATAGACGAACTTGTAGCCGCCAATTCGGATGCAAAAGCAATGCTTGCTCGAGGATATATGGATAGCCTGGAGAAAGGCCGTGACAGGTATGAAAGACTTCAGGTAGAACTCAGAGAGAAAAAGATGGAGGAATCCTATGGTACCGTTAGCACAGAGTTGGTAATTCCTCCTGCGACTCCTGATAGGCCAATCGGACCTAAAAAGAAGCAGAACATCCTGATTGCCGGAATTTTAGGCTTGTTCGTTGGATTTGTTTCTGCAGCCGTAGTCGAATATTTTAAGAAGCCCGCGACAGTTCATTAA